From the genome of Anaerolineae bacterium, one region includes:
- the hydA gene encoding dihydropyrimidinase, with translation MSEVQRLLITGGQVVTGHTVLPADVLIEGERIAAILSPGAVRDADRVISAAGCFVIPGVVDAHTHIRLDTGIYQTADDWETGSRAAAFGGVTTVIDFANQIPGKPYMEALAARQAEAADTVIDYALHMVVLRPEADRNALQASLSALIALGVPSIKLFTTYRPNYYLDDAAILRVLQAMPDGMIAMVHCENDSIVTAATQALVEQGKTDWRYHAEARPAEAEAEAVNRILYLASLAGARVYIVHNSTVTAARLVNRMCSQTEDGRRGRFFCETCPQYVLLHDGVYAGEHPERYILQPPLRSSHHMEGLADFVKAGMIDVLSTDSCDYTLAQKQARRDFTRTPGGLPGVETLLPLMFTQFVDHVGLPRLMAMLAENPARLFGLYPRKGAILPGSDADVVIYDSAPQSVIRHQNLHYLAGYTPFEGIPVRGRVRTVLSRGEVIVEEGVFKGKAGRGQFLPGGRSLDPC, from the coding sequence GTGAGCGAAGTCCAGCGGCTACTGATCACTGGTGGCCAGGTTGTGACCGGCCACACGGTGTTACCTGCTGATGTTCTCATCGAAGGCGAGCGTATCGCTGCCATCCTCTCACCCGGTGCAGTCCGTGATGCCGATCGCGTGATCAGTGCGGCGGGGTGCTTTGTCATCCCCGGAGTTGTGGATGCTCACACCCACATCAGGCTGGACACCGGCATCTATCAGACGGCTGATGACTGGGAGACCGGTTCGAGGGCGGCGGCGTTTGGCGGCGTGACCACCGTCATTGACTTTGCGAACCAGATTCCGGGTAAGCCATACATGGAAGCGCTTGCCGCGCGGCAGGCTGAAGCAGCTGATACGGTCATTGATTATGCGCTGCACATGGTGGTGTTGCGTCCGGAAGCTGACCGGAATGCTCTACAGGCAAGCCTGAGCGCGTTGATTGCGCTGGGCGTTCCCAGTATCAAGCTGTTCACGACGTATCGCCCGAACTATTACCTGGATGATGCGGCGATCCTGCGGGTGTTGCAGGCTATGCCAGATGGCATGATTGCGATGGTTCATTGCGAAAACGACAGCATAGTCACTGCGGCAACTCAGGCGCTGGTGGAGCAGGGCAAGACTGACTGGCGGTATCATGCCGAGGCTCGTCCGGCGGAGGCCGAGGCTGAAGCAGTCAACCGTATTCTTTATCTGGCTTCCCTGGCCGGGGCGCGGGTGTATATCGTGCACAACTCCACGGTCACAGCGGCCAGGCTGGTTAACCGCATGTGCTCACAGACAGAGGATGGGCGCCGGGGCAGGTTCTTCTGCGAAACCTGTCCTCAGTATGTGCTGCTGCATGATGGCGTCTATGCTGGTGAGCATCCTGAGCGTTACATTCTACAGCCGCCGCTTCGCTCATCTCATCACATGGAGGGGCTGGCTGATTTCGTCAAGGCCGGGATGATTGACGTACTCTCCACCGATAGTTGCGATTACACGCTGGCGCAGAAACAGGCCAGACGCGACTTCACCCGCACGCCGGGCGGGTTGCCGGGGGTGGAGACGCTGTTACCGCTGATGTTCACCCAGTTTGTCGACCATGTGGGGTTGCCGCGCCTCATGGCGATGCTGGCGGAGAATCCGGCGCGGTTGTTTGGTCTATACCCGCGCAAGGGGGCGATCCTGCCCGGTAGCGACGCAGATGTGGTGATCTATGATTCCGCGCCGCAAAGCGTGATTCGTCACCAGAACCTGCATTACCTGGCTGGCTATACCCCCTTTGAGGGGATACCTGTGCGAGGCAGGGTGCGGACGGTGTTGAGCCGTGGCGAGGTTATTGTGGAAGAGGGGGTGTTTAAGGGAAAGGCGGGGCGCGGCCAGTTCCTGCCGGGAGGCCGGTCGCTGGACCCATGTTAG